In 'Nostoc azollae' 0708, the following are encoded in one genomic region:
- a CDS encoding ABC transporter transmembrane domain-containing protein gives MPSAFSQSYLATQITKIVGDSLSDQELENCVQALDIIEPPIAKQFWISTTAPPGIYLVLSGKVRLLDGGNNLISTLTSGSSFGELTLFPEQNFSAYVARASVNLKVGYLPQEVINRFVGVSDRLFIKAELWDILVLLSQNSATPRHESVEEILTALSLFAKQNLEIGSLNPQVTENTKLLLVCQGELQHCQGKKLTPGNIYVNPHKEKWQATQPSRVYILHDADLQTALQYWPQLSRLIDVENEPITEPIKREVKARSRNVIQFPQTTIQEQSQPKQSQKYFPSPTVTAGNWWRKVSKRYPFCEQQSASDCGAACLVMISRYWGKNFTINRLRELANINRAGASMRSLTAAAESIGFATRPVKASLDKLAQQTLPAIAHWEGKHYIVVYEITEKWVIVADPAIGQLNLSIREFKAGWTGYALLLQPTNSLQTIPEANTPFWQLFELVKPHYQVLLEVFVASVLIQVFGLVTPLFTQLLLDRVIVQGSTITLNTVGFGLLIFSLFRVVINGLRQYLLDHTANRISVALMVGFIKHTFRLPLSFFESRYVGDIVSRVQENQKIQRFLTGEALSIVLDFLTVFIYISLMFWYSPSMALLVLAIVPPFVLLALFATPFLRRTSREVFTAVTKENSYLIQSLTGISSIRSMAIEQTVRWRWEELLNNLTKKNFSVQVIGNQLEIISSTIQAIASTGLLWFGAWLVIQNQLTIGQLVAFNMLLGNVIQPFQRLISLWNQLQEVIVSTERINDVLEASPEEDLAVHSRQILPRLRGHLHFDNVTFRYHAESDINILENLSFEILPEQTVAVVGRSGSGKTTLSKLILGLYPATDGRVLIDNQDVASISLHSLRSQIGVVDQDTFLFGGTIRENISIAHPEATLEEIIEAAQLAGADEFIKRMAMGYETQIGEGGGMLSGGQRQRLAIARALLGSPRLLILDEATSHLDAESERIIQNNLKTILKGRTSFIIAHRLSTVRHADLILVLDRGILVESGTHEELILKRGHYYYLNQQQLASTG, from the coding sequence ATGCCATCAGCGTTTTCTCAGTCATATTTAGCAACACAAATTACCAAAATTGTGGGTGATTCGCTATCAGATCAAGAACTTGAAAATTGTGTTCAAGCATTAGATATTATTGAACCACCAATAGCCAAACAATTCTGGATATCGACAACAGCACCACCAGGAATTTATCTAGTTTTGTCGGGTAAGGTCAGGCTATTGGATGGTGGAAATAATTTGATTTCAACTTTGACTTCTGGTTCATCTTTTGGGGAGTTGACTTTATTTCCCGAACAAAATTTTAGTGCTTATGTAGCGAGGGCTTCTGTAAATTTAAAGGTCGGTTATCTTCCCCAGGAGGTAATTAATAGATTTGTGGGTGTGAGCGATCGCCTATTCATAAAGGCAGAACTTTGGGATATACTGGTGTTATTATCTCAAAACTCTGCTACACCTCGTCATGAATCGGTAGAGGAGATACTAACAGCATTATCTCTATTTGCAAAACAAAATCTAGAAATTGGTTCTCTAAATCCTCAAGTGACCGAAAATACCAAACTATTGCTAGTGTGTCAGGGGGAATTACAACATTGTCAGGGTAAAAAATTAACGCCAGGTAACATTTATGTAAATCCCCACAAGGAAAAGTGGCAAGCAACACAACCCAGCAGAGTATACATTTTGCATGATGCTGATTTGCAAACAGCACTACAATATTGGCCGCAATTAAGTAGGTTAATTGATGTAGAAAATGAGCCAATTACAGAACCAATCAAGCGCGAAGTTAAGGCTAGAAGCCGCAATGTGATTCAATTTCCCCAAACCACAATCCAGGAACAATCACAACCAAAACAAAGCCAGAAATACTTTCCTAGTCCTACTGTCACCGCTGGAAATTGGTGGCGTAAAGTTAGTAAACGCTATCCGTTTTGTGAACAACAAAGCGCCTCTGATTGTGGTGCGGCTTGTTTGGTGATGATTAGTCGTTATTGGGGTAAGAATTTTACCATTAATCGCTTGCGAGAACTGGCTAATATTAACCGTGCTGGTGCATCTATGCGGAGTTTAACTGCGGCGGCTGAAAGTATCGGTTTTGCTACTCGTCCGGTGAAAGCTAGTTTAGATAAATTAGCACAACAAACGTTACCTGCGATTGCACACTGGGAGGGTAAACATTACATCGTCGTCTATGAAATTACCGAAAAATGGGTAATTGTCGCCGATCCTGCTATCGGTCAACTTAATCTGTCTATTCGAGAATTTAAAGCAGGTTGGACTGGTTATGCATTGTTATTACAACCAACAAACTCACTTCAAACAATCCCAGAAGCTAACACACCATTTTGGCAGTTATTTGAGTTAGTAAAACCTCATTACCAGGTACTGCTAGAAGTATTTGTTGCTTCAGTGTTAATTCAAGTATTTGGATTGGTGACACCTTTATTTACTCAACTATTATTAGACAGAGTAATTGTCCAAGGTAGCACCATTACTTTAAATACTGTTGGGTTTGGGTTACTTATTTTTAGCTTATTTCGTGTTGTTATCAATGGACTCAGACAATATTTACTAGACCACACAGCTAACAGAATTAGTGTGGCCTTGATGGTAGGTTTTATTAAACATACCTTTCGTTTACCTCTCTCATTTTTTGAGTCTCGTTACGTTGGTGATATTGTTTCTCGTGTCCAAGAGAATCAAAAAATTCAGCGTTTCTTAACTGGTGAAGCACTATCTATTGTTTTAGATTTTCTGACAGTATTTATCTACATCAGCTTGATGTTTTGGTACAGTCCTTCAATGGCTTTATTGGTTTTGGCAATTGTACCACCCTTTGTATTACTAGCCCTCTTTGCCACACCTTTTTTAAGACGAACTAGTCGTGAAGTTTTTACGGCGGTGACAAAAGAAAATAGTTACTTAATTCAAAGTTTAACGGGAATTTCCTCGATTCGCTCAATGGCTATTGAACAAACAGTAAGATGGCGTTGGGAAGAATTGCTGAATAATTTGACTAAGAAAAACTTCAGTGTTCAAGTAATTGGAAATCAACTGGAAATTATTAGTTCTACAATTCAAGCCATAGCCAGTACAGGATTATTGTGGTTTGGAGCATGGTTAGTAATTCAGAACCAGTTAACCATTGGACAGCTAGTAGCTTTTAATATGTTACTAGGTAACGTTATTCAGCCTTTCCAAAGGTTAATTAGTTTGTGGAATCAGTTACAAGAAGTGATAGTTTCTACAGAACGAATTAATGATGTTTTAGAAGCAAGCCCAGAAGAGGATCTAGCAGTTCACTCACGTCAAATATTACCTAGATTACGTGGCCATTTACATTTTGACAATGTAACTTTTCGCTATCATGCTGAAAGCGATATTAACATCCTAGAAAATCTCAGTTTTGAGATCTTACCTGAACAAACTGTTGCAGTTGTAGGGCGGAGTGGTTCAGGGAAAACAACTCTTTCTAAGTTGATTTTGGGTTTATATCCAGCGACAGATGGCCGAGTATTAATTGACAATCAAGATGTGGCTAGTATTTCTCTGCATTCATTGCGCTCGCAAATAGGAGTTGTTGACCAAGATACATTTTTATTTGGCGGTACAATTCGAGAAAATATTAGCATAGCTCATCCAGAAGCTACCCTAGAAGAAATTATTGAAGCAGCCCAACTTGCAGGTGCAGATGAGTTTATTAAACGCATGGCTATGGGTTATGAAACCCAAATCGGTGAAGGTGGAGGAATGTTATCAGGGGGACAACGCCAACGCCTAGCAATAGCTCGTGCATTATTAGGAAGTCCGCGCCTTTTAATATTAGATGAAGCAACCAGTCATCTTGATGCAGAATCTGAGCGCATTATTCAGAACAATCTGAAAACAATTCTCAAAGGACGCACGAGTTTTATTATCGCCCATCGTCTTTCCACCGTGCGTCATGCTGACCTAATTTTAGTTTTAGATCGGGGGATTTTAGTTGAAAGTGGTACTCATGAAGAATTAATTCTCAAGAGAGGACATTATTACTATCTTAATCAACAACAACTAGCGTCAACAGGCTGA